The Halichoerus grypus chromosome 15, mHalGry1.hap1.1, whole genome shotgun sequence genome includes a window with the following:
- the ERFL gene encoding ETS domain-containing transcription factor ERF-like, which yields MDCSCVSDLLFAPPALPALWTPGFAFPDWAYKPESSPGSRQIQLWHFILELLQKEEYQGVIAWQGDYGEFVIKDPDEVARLWGIRKCKPHMNYDKLSRALRYYYNKRILHKTKGKRFTYKFNFSKVVLVNYPLLDVAAATTGSPLLLTPGPFGGTSGPDAPPLTPETLQTLFSAPRLGEPGARAPLFTPETDKLRLDSPFPFLGSGAAGYSKPPGLLGPYSRAFPDYPWNFNPYLTGPFPKLPPSLYPPHFYPNPLASSLGHLPSAGAGGGPTASPLLAAAGEGLGPERPSGLAAAPRLALPGAGGPEAALGGKDDSDSELEITDVSGCSSDSEGDEGLPVPPKAKASKGGIGS from the exons ATGGACTGTAGCTGCGTCTCCGACCTTCTCTTCGCCCCGCCCGCCCTGCCGGCTCTCTGGACCCCCG GGTTTGCCTTCCCGGATTGGGCCTACAAGCCGGAGTCGTCCCCTGGCTCGAGGCAGATCCAGCTGTGGCACTTTATCCTGGAGCTGCTGCAGAAGGAGGAGTACCAGGGGGTCATCGCCTGGCAGGGGGACTACGGAGAATTCGTCATCAAGGACCCCGATGAAGTGGCTCGGCTCTGGGGCATCCGCAAGTGCAAGCCCCACATGAATTATGACAAGCTGAGCCGGGCCCTGcg ctaCTACTACAACAAGCGGATTCTCCATAAGACCAAAGGGAAGAGGTTCACCTACAAGTTCAACTTCAGCAAAGTCGTGCTTGTCAATTACCCACTGTTGGATGTGGCAGCAGCCACCACAGGCTCCCCACTCTTGCTGACCCCTGGTCCCTTTGGGGGGACCTCTGGGCCAGATGCTCCTCCCCTTACTCCCGAG aCCCTGCAGACCCTGTTCTCAGCCCCTCGCCTGGGAGAGCCGGGGGCCAGGGCGCCCCTGTTCACCCCTGAGACAGACAAGCTGCGTCTGGACAGCCCTTTCCCGTTCCTGGGCTCCG GTGCCGCTGGCTATTCCAAGCCCCCCGGCCTGCTGGGTCCTTACAGCCGCGCCTTCCCAGACTACCCCTGGAACTTTAACCCGTACCTCACCGGCCCCTTCCCCAAGCTGCCCCCCTCTCTGTACCCCCCCCACTTCTACCCCAACCCTCTGGCCAGTTCCCTGGGCCACCTGCCCTCGGCAGGGGCCGGGGGAGGCCCTACAGCTTCACCCCTACTGGCTGCGGCAGGGGAGGGCCTGGGCCCCGAGCGCCCCTCAGGCCTGGCAGCAGCCCCTCGCCTGGCACTGCCGGGAGCCGGGGGTCCAGAGGCCGCGCTGGGCGGGAAGGACGACAGCGACTCGGAGCTGGAGATCACGGACGTCAGCGGCTGCAGCTCTGACAGCGAGGGTGACGAGGGCCTCCCTGTGCCCCCCAAGGCCAAGGCGAGCAAAGGGGGGATCGGCAGCTGA